One part of the Bdellovibrio bacteriovorus genome encodes these proteins:
- a CDS encoding TonB-dependent receptor family protein: MKIFSILYIAAVTSTAFAQEAPATRPDVVNLPTIQVLSERQEEVLKTPGAVTVITQDELKKNKPTSAQDAVKRTAGANVIEAEGVAYIGMRGLSPDGSRKVLLLEDGAPLALGPYIDSSAYYAPIIERMERIDIRKGSSSLAFGPSTIGGVINYLTKNPTKDHGNAVTLTGGSRDYKALLIEGSSVKDGTGLLLNIFAKDGNGSRDNSHFKTQDVLVKYGGALSEKSYIGIKLSHYKSEAQLTYLGLTQKLYEEDPYQNPAKDDILYINRYEMNLTHDYQINGDSRLATLFYVNQTARDWWRQNFSKDGAGNISMTAGNKGRNRTFDVAGIDSRYFLNWNAGEVTNDLQVGLRLHTEDMRNVEVKGATSTSRSGVIDTDDKRFADAQTLYAENAFNLERWTITPGVRIESYRQSRMIYRKSSADFNQGSATRNTEYLGGIGAAYELTKQEFLFAGVHQGFAPPRVQDSIDNNGQAVDLSAERSVNVELGYRSQRDNLQMEAALFQLDFSNQLIQATESGGASSTLTNGGKTLHQGLELSARYSPEFDRSLIIDVNATYLPVAKFNSTRIISSEDRNGNRLPYAPEYMFNAALGYKRQAWFTQLQYAFVSEQYADAENTVEGSVDGMRGVLPAYGLFHLTGEYQATRDLTLELSVRNLADTTYIASRAPQGIFPGMRRTAFLGLKTEF, encoded by the coding sequence ATGAAAATCTTTTCGATCTTATACATAGCCGCTGTGACCTCCACAGCCTTCGCACAAGAGGCCCCAGCCACCCGCCCCGATGTCGTAAATCTTCCGACAATTCAGGTGCTCAGTGAAAGACAGGAGGAAGTGCTAAAAACCCCTGGTGCCGTCACCGTGATCACCCAGGATGAACTTAAAAAAAACAAACCAACCAGTGCGCAGGATGCCGTCAAAAGAACCGCTGGCGCCAACGTGATCGAAGCCGAAGGTGTGGCCTATATCGGGATGCGCGGCCTAAGCCCAGACGGAAGCCGCAAGGTTCTTCTGCTTGAAGACGGCGCTCCTCTGGCACTGGGGCCCTATATCGACTCTTCAGCCTACTATGCGCCGATCATTGAACGGATGGAACGCATTGATATCCGCAAAGGCAGCAGCTCGCTGGCCTTTGGCCCTTCCACCATTGGCGGAGTCATCAACTATCTGACCAAAAATCCCACAAAGGATCATGGCAATGCGGTGACATTGACAGGTGGTTCCCGGGATTATAAAGCCCTCTTGATCGAAGGCAGTTCTGTGAAAGACGGCACCGGATTGTTGTTAAATATTTTTGCCAAGGACGGAAACGGTTCCCGCGACAACAGTCACTTCAAAACTCAGGACGTGCTGGTGAAGTATGGTGGTGCGCTGTCGGAAAAAAGCTATATCGGCATCAAATTGAGCCACTATAAAAGCGAAGCACAACTGACTTATCTGGGCCTGACCCAGAAACTGTATGAAGAGGACCCTTATCAGAATCCGGCGAAAGATGACATTCTTTATATCAATCGCTATGAAATGAATCTGACCCATGACTATCAGATCAACGGCGACTCCCGATTGGCGACGCTGTTTTACGTCAATCAAACCGCGCGAGACTGGTGGAGGCAGAATTTCTCAAAGGACGGCGCGGGCAACATCAGTATGACCGCCGGGAACAAAGGGCGCAATCGCACCTTTGATGTCGCCGGCATCGACAGCCGCTACTTCCTGAACTGGAATGCGGGTGAAGTCACCAACGACCTGCAAGTGGGCTTGCGCCTGCACACCGAAGACATGCGCAACGTCGAGGTCAAAGGCGCCACCTCCACGTCCCGATCCGGAGTCATTGATACGGACGACAAACGTTTTGCGGATGCACAGACGCTATATGCTGAAAACGCATTTAATCTAGAACGCTGGACCATCACACCAGGAGTGCGCATTGAATCCTATCGACAAAGCCGGATGATCTATCGAAAATCATCTGCCGATTTCAATCAGGGATCTGCCACCAGAAACACCGAATATCTGGGCGGCATAGGCGCCGCTTATGAGCTGACAAAGCAAGAGTTTCTGTTTGCCGGAGTTCACCAGGGGTTCGCTCCTCCAAGAGTGCAGGATTCCATCGACAACAATGGCCAAGCCGTGGATTTGAGCGCGGAAAGAAGCGTGAATGTCGAGCTTGGGTATCGCAGCCAGCGGGACAACTTGCAGATGGAAGCAGCCCTGTTCCAGCTGGATTTTTCAAACCAGCTGATTCAGGCTACAGAATCCGGCGGGGCTTCAAGCACACTGACAAACGGCGGAAAAACTTTGCACCAGGGACTTGAACTTTCAGCCCGCTACAGTCCCGAGTTTGATCGCTCTTTGATCATCGACGTCAATGCCACTTATCTGCCCGTGGCAAAGTTCAACAGCACCCGAATTATTTCCTCTGAAGACCGCAATGGCAATCGCCTGCCCTATGCACCCGAATACATGTTCAACGCGGCCCTGGGATACAAACGTCAAGCCTGGTTCACTCAGCTGCAATATGCCTTCGTCAGTGAACAGTACGCCGATGCTGAAAACACGGTGGAAGGTTCCGTGGATGGAATGCGTGGTGTGCTGCCGGCCTATGGGCTGTTTCACCTGACCGGCGAATACCAGGCAACACGGGATCTGACTTTGGAGCTGTCAGTGCGAAATCTGGCGGACACCACCTACATCGCCTCAAGGGCCCCTCAGGGAATCTTTCCTGGCATGCGCCGGACCGCCTTTCTGGGACTGAAAACAGAATTCTAA
- a CDS encoding pyridoxal phosphate-dependent decarboxylase family protein, with protein MAEKCSPEEAALKSFFLGPQSENADWVRHEMLAVLDHWFQWRQDLFPDDGKAISRSDQKSGEFQSRREKTQQVLQDLCHRFEAEIPQFSPRYVGHMYSEISLPALFGHFVALLHNPNNISTEAARVGAVIENEAILELAKMIGFDASEATGHFTSGGTVANIEALWRARYRMDHFLSLGCFLNLKGFTKLKFSEAAHMGWQAYEKYLREYQVPEMELKQYSAVAQGPWKVARVYEEAFGHPYEGPVVLVPDSKHYSWLKGVSLLGFGETAFRPIALDAQGILDVESLRTEVEKALAEDRPILMVVSVAGTTELGQCDPVDAIQDYLGQLKVQRSQHLWHHVDAAYGGYFCSLLKDGKSENLDPAIAQALAAMAKADSVTLDPHKLGYVPYACGAFVVPDQIHYRVSAFDAKYIQSPTKGIDRWMKTLEGSRSAAGATATWMTAKTIGMDSGGYGRILGRTILARNRLKEEIQEQCEDLRILQSQELNLLSLVHLGSAQKLSEVNRQTGRLVQAVNVTREFMVSQTVLKRPEYQKLIESHCQRWNIEMDDSGLVLLRMTIMNPFFLNKESKTQFVSRLVELLNKLSPSAVEASFLR; from the coding sequence ATGGCAGAAAAGTGTTCACCTGAAGAAGCGGCGCTAAAAAGTTTTTTTCTGGGTCCGCAGTCTGAAAATGCGGATTGGGTTCGGCATGAGATGCTGGCTGTTCTGGATCATTGGTTTCAGTGGAGGCAGGATCTTTTTCCTGACGACGGCAAGGCCATCTCCCGATCAGATCAAAAAAGTGGAGAGTTTCAAAGTCGCCGTGAGAAGACACAACAGGTCCTTCAGGACCTGTGTCATCGCTTCGAGGCCGAGATCCCGCAGTTTTCGCCCCGGTACGTCGGGCACATGTATTCAGAGATTTCTTTACCGGCCCTGTTCGGACACTTTGTCGCTCTTTTGCACAATCCCAATAACATTTCGACTGAAGCTGCCCGCGTGGGGGCGGTGATTGAAAACGAAGCTATTCTGGAGCTGGCAAAGATGATCGGATTTGATGCGAGTGAAGCCACCGGGCATTTTACTTCCGGCGGTACGGTGGCCAATATCGAGGCTCTGTGGCGGGCCCGGTATCGCATGGATCATTTTCTGTCATTGGGCTGTTTTCTGAATCTGAAAGGGTTCACGAAGCTGAAGTTTTCGGAAGCGGCTCATATGGGATGGCAGGCCTATGAAAAATACCTGCGCGAATATCAGGTTCCTGAAATGGAACTAAAACAATACAGTGCGGTGGCCCAGGGTCCCTGGAAGGTCGCAAGAGTTTATGAAGAGGCCTTTGGTCATCCCTATGAAGGCCCTGTTGTTCTGGTTCCGGACTCCAAGCATTACTCGTGGCTGAAAGGTGTTTCGCTGCTGGGTTTTGGAGAAACGGCCTTTCGACCGATTGCTTTGGATGCGCAGGGGATTTTGGATGTGGAGTCTTTGCGCACGGAAGTTGAAAAGGCGCTGGCCGAGGATCGTCCCATTCTGATGGTGGTTTCGGTGGCCGGAACAACAGAACTTGGGCAGTGTGATCCGGTGGATGCCATTCAAGATTATCTTGGGCAACTGAAAGTTCAGCGCAGCCAGCATCTGTGGCATCACGTGGATGCGGCCTATGGTGGATACTTCTGCAGTCTTTTGAAGGACGGTAAAAGTGAAAATCTTGATCCGGCAATTGCTCAGGCTCTGGCGGCGATGGCCAAGGCGGACTCTGTGACTCTGGATCCCCACAAGCTTGGGTATGTGCCGTATGCCTGTGGTGCTTTCGTGGTTCCGGATCAAATTCACTATCGGGTCTCGGCGTTTGATGCGAAATACATCCAATCCCCAACCAAGGGCATTGATCGGTGGATGAAGACCCTGGAAGGTTCCCGGTCTGCGGCGGGGGCCACGGCCACGTGGATGACGGCCAAAACCATTGGTATGGATTCCGGCGGATACGGGCGAATCTTAGGCCGGACCATCCTGGCTCGGAACAGGCTGAAGGAAGAAATCCAGGAACAGTGTGAAGATCTTAGGATTTTGCAGTCTCAGGAGCTGAATCTGCTTTCGCTGGTTCATCTGGGGTCAGCCCAAAAACTGTCGGAAGTGAATCGCCAAACGGGGAGACTGGTTCAGGCGGTCAATGTGACGCGGGAATTTATGGTATCTCAGACCGTCTTAAAAAGACCTGAATACCAGAAGCTGATTGAAAGCCATTGCCAGCGGTGGAACATCGAGATGGATGATTCCGGTTTGGTTTTGCTTCGTATGACCATTATGAATCCGTTCTTCTTGAACAAGGAATCAAAGACCCAGTTTGTATCCCGGCTTGTGGAGTTGTTAAATAAGCTAAGCCCCTCGGCTGTCGAAGCTTCGTTTTTGCGTTAG